Proteins encoded within one genomic window of Neodiprion fabricii isolate iyNeoFabr1 chromosome 6, iyNeoFabr1.1, whole genome shotgun sequence:
- the LOC124184735 gene encoding KAT8 regulatory NSL complex subunit 1 isoform X5: MGVSAVHEESRRRWEPLDVEAAAVATSLAVMAPALTEGGPQKPENLITPLPSSGFLSPSQASQVCQNRQVLAKFVVSANVQPSKIDEQCLRGISKEFIRDVINSRYANGLDTLPAFKTKPNLISRKALSNDTVLCQSEQTVGFDSLNQEATDIIMNDPSMGDQQDNMGFLKSNIDVPLASNENLNDKNLDVDQIINFSSVMPSENEQCSSSSVGDIGQNVEDILQVIKSMEGAENAENIPGGSNYHPRSVTDSVEMFPIPEGFSSFERDLLNDVDVMSLCNENMNIDAVEQQKFNNLRTQQDAVTQKQHESERRCAFLLRRLRKLQARIIGRHVAEENTGVLEVAHHGVKKYFIQELVNISSKSSVRNFPEISSSLNSFLQKLEKTSVAQSNGINRQRVCCRYFGGGSRDNFGPSPSSTTNRHPVFGTPQVKIQRNDVESVAGPLTSQLRTVETNLDSDCTASSSGGESCDEMQTFNNPHQQPLPISKRAAWRYAQDRAGVASRWTWLQAQISDLEYRIRQHNDLQRQIRATKGLVILENTETVNGYSGVLPGSTGRCGVLDTEPAASRTRPFMWNAYRKRKLLQVDRLHEVSKRAAKASTVRCGCDHVLPACALCTGRQDPTQPQEPFEQLSVQQRVALIDSGFHPVLSFSDEILHSTHLEAIMKSVEWQQKMLRGNMRTTRLKDKEHNERRNKKLPEHRAKYTARLKKSSSSILTASMYDHFISGIKRKMLKGKRNRLSHDRGIHGLTRKKVTKLPLAQDEDDVPHSGSSKHSSPVPSPLQHTVTAEKNPPKEKSSSTHGRLRQNSYDIDNIVIPYSVAAATRLEKLQYKEILTPKWRLCEDPSKVDVKNGIMHRPSQESDVEDVTDETIALRHERSEREENKRFMTYVNMPPQARLRHTRRADSRADSGANTPDPMSPQPSEFGGDVVSPITSPPATPLMPQDSENQQQQLLDMHRPSALQNSFRRRTISSSRPSRDETVGSLPEDDNEVIPYEPRTFPLSEDTYDRMIEAMPDGHWQASSASLCSRDEEKGEEVRARDRNSGI; the protein is encoded by the exons ATGGGAGTGAGCGCGGTACACGAGGAGAGCAGGCGCAGGTGGGAGCCTCTGGATGTGGAGGCTGCAGCAGTGGCAACGTCACTGGCAGTGATGGCCCCTGCTCTGACGGAAGGTGGTCCTCAAAAGCCTGAGAACTTGATAACCCCTCTGCCGAGCAGCGGATTCCTGTCTCCCTCGCAGGCGTCGCAGGTCTGTCAGAACCGCCAAGTATTGGCAAAATTTGTTGTCTCAGCTAACGTACAGCCATCAAAGATAGACGAGCAGTGCCTCAGGGGTATATCTAAAGAGTTTATCCGTGATGTCATTAATTCGAGATACGCCAACGGCCTGGATACATTACCTGCATTTAAAACCAAACCCAACTTGATCTCGCGAAAGGCCTTGAGCAACGATACTGTACTTTGTCAAAGCGAGCAAACCGTTGGCTTCGACAGCCTGAATCAAGAGGCAACTGATATTATAATGAACGACCCATCTATGGGTGATCAACAGGATAATATGGGTTTCTTAAAGTCAAATATAGACGTGCCACTTGCGTCCAATGAAAATCTTAACGACAAGAATCTTGATGTTGATCAAATAATCAACTTCAGCAGCGTTATGCCCAGTGAAAATGAACAATGTAGCTCTAGTAGTGTCGGTGATATTGGACAGAATGTTGAGGACATATTACAAGTAATTAAATCCATGGAAGGGGCTGAAAATGCTGAGAATATACCTGGGGGAAGCAATTATCATCCACGTAGTGTCACGGACAGTGTTGAGATGTTCCCTATACCAGAGGGATTTTCTTCCTTCGAAAGGGACCTGCTTAATGACGTTGATGTCATGAGTCTTTGTAACGAAAATATGAACATTGATGCCGTCGAGCAACAAAAGTTTAATAATCTTCGTACCCAACAAGATGCCGTCACTCAGAAGCAACACGAAAGTGAAAGGAGATGCGCATTTTTATTGAGGAGACTCAGGAAACTTCAAGCTAGAATTATTGGACGTCATGTAGCCGAAGAGAATACAGGAGTCTTGGAGGTTGCCCATCACGGggtgaagaaatatttcatccaGGAGTTGGTTAACATTAGTTCAAAATCATCTGTTAGGAACTTTCCTGAGATTAGTAGTAGcttgaattcatttttgcaaaaacttgaaaaaacttCCGTTGCTCAGAGCAATGGCATCAATAGACAACGTGTTTGTTGTCGATACTTTGGTGGGGGTTCGCGTGATAATTTTGGCCCTTCGCCTAGCAGTACCACGAATCGACATCCAGTCTTTGGGACACCTCAAgttaaaattcaaagaaaCGACGTCGAAAGTGTTGCCGGACCTTTGACTAGCCAACTCCGTACCGTTGAAACTAATCTAGACTCAGATTGTACCGCGTCGAGCAGTGGTGGAGAAAGTTGTGATGAGATGCAGACTTTCAACAATCCTCATCAACAGCCACTGCCAAT ATCCAAACGAGCGGCTTGGAGATATGCTCAGGATCGTGCAGGTGTGGCATCACGGTGGACATGGCTTCAGGCACAAATATCGGACCTAGAATATAGGATTCGGCAACACAATGACCTACAGCGTCAAATCAGAGCAACCAAAGGCTTGGTTATACTTGAAAACACTGAAACTGTTAATGGTTACAGTGGTGTTTTACCTGGATCAACAGGTCGATGTGGCGTATTGGATACCGAGCCAGCTGCAAGCAGAACAAGACCTTTTATGTGGAATGCCTACAGAAAGAGAAAGTTGTTACAAGTCGATAGATTGCACGAAGTTTCAAAAAGGGCAGCTAAAGCTTCTACAGTCAGATGTGGGTGCGATCACGTATTACCTGCGTGTGCTTTGTGCACTGGTAGACAGGATCCAACACAGCCGCAAGAACCATTCGAGCAGCTTTCTGTGCAACAACGAGTTGCTCTCATTGACTCTGGTTTCCACCCAGTTCTCTCATTCTCTGATG AAATTCTACACAGTACCCACCTAGAGGCTATTATGAAATCTGTGGAGTGGCAGCAGAAAATGTTGAGAGGAAATATGCGAACAACTCGATTGAAGGATAAAGAGCATAATGAAAGGCGAAATAAGAAGCTACCTGAGCACAGAGCGAAGTATACCGCTCGCTTGAAGAAATCCTCTTCGAGTATTCTCACTGCAAGTATGTATG ATCATTTCATTTCAGGAATCAAAAGAAAGATGTTGAAGGGAAAACGAAATAGGCTTAGTCACGACAGAGGTATTCATGGATTGACTAGAAAGAAGGTAACAAAATTACCACTTGCTCAAGATGAAGATGATGTACCACATTCAGGGTCAAGTAAACATTCGTCTCCGGTACCTTCACCCTTGCAGCATACTGTCACTGCAGAAAAGAATCCGCCCAAAGAAAAATCATCTAGTACTCATGG GCGACTCAGACAAAATTCGTACGATATCGACAATATTGTGATACCGTACAGTGTGGCTGCTGCGACTAGGTTGGAAAAGTTACAGTACAAGGAAATACTAACGCCAAA GTGGAGGCTGTGCGAAGATCCTTCAAAGGTAGACGTGAAGAATGGTATCATGCATAGGCCTAGTCAAGAAAGTGAT GTCGAAGATGTGACGGATGAGACAATTGCTCTGAGGCACGAACGAAGTgaacgagaagaaaataaacgatTTATGACGTATGTAAATATGCCACCGCAGGCTCGCTTACGTCACACTCGTCGTGCAGATAGCAGAGCTGATAGTGGCGCAAATACTCCAG ATCCAATGTCCCCGCAACCCAGTGAATTTGGTGGTGATGTGGTATCGCCGATAACATCACCTCCCGCCACACCTCTGATGCCTCAGGATAGTGAAAACCAGCAGCAACAACTTTTGGACATGCATCGTCCATCTGCTTTGCAAAATAGTTTTCGCCGTCGTACTATTTCTTCTTCGAGGCCAAGCAGAGATGAAACCGTGGGTTCTTTGCCAGAAGATGATAACGAG GTCATACCGTACGAGCCTCGGACATTCCCTTTATCAGAAGATACCTATGATAGAATGATCGAAGCAATGCCAGATGGCCATTGGCAAGCATCGTCTGCATCTTTATGTTCCAGAGATGAGGAGAAAGGAGAGGAGGTAA GAGCCAGAGATAGAAACTCCGGAATCTGA
- the LOC124184735 gene encoding KAT8 regulatory NSL complex subunit 1 isoform X3: protein MGVSAVHEESRRRWEPLDVEAAAVATSLAVMAPALTEGGPQKPENLITPLPSSGFLSPSQASQVCQNRQVLAKFVVSANVQPSKIDEQCLRGISKEFIRDVINSRYANGLDTLPAFKTKPNLISRKALSNDTVLCQSEQTVGFDSLNQEATDIIMNDPSMGDQQDNMGFLKSNIDVPLASNENLNDKNLDVDQIINFSSVMPSENEQCSSSSVGDIGQNVEDILQVIKSMEGAENAENIPGGSNYHPRSVTDSVEMFPIPEGFSSFERDLLNDVDVMSLCNENMNIDAVEQQKFNNLRTQQDAVTQKQHESERRCAFLLRRLRKLQARIIGRHVAEENTGVLEVAHHGVKKYFIQELVNISSKSSVRNFPEISSSLNSFLQKLEKTSVAQSNGINRQRVCCRYFGGGSRDNFGPSPSSTTNRHPVFGTPQVKIQRNDVESVAGPLTSQLRTVETNLDSDCTASSSGGESCDEMQTFNNPHQQPLPISKRAAWRYAQDRAGVASRWTWLQAQISDLEYRIRQHNDLQRQIRATKGLVILENTETVNGYSGVLPGSTGRCGVLDTEPAASRTRPFMWNAYRKRKLLQVDRLHEVSKRAAKASTVRCGCDHVLPACALCTGRQDPTQPQEPFEQLSVQQRVALIDSGFHPVLSFSDEILHSTHLEAIMKSVEWQQKMLRGNMRTTRLKDKEHNERRNKKLPEHRAKYTARLKKSSSSILTASMYGIKRKMLKGKRNRLSHDRGIHGLTRKKVTKLPLAQDEDDVPHSGSSKHSSPVPSPLQHTVTAEKNPPKEKSSSTHGRLRQNSYDIDNIVIPYSVAAATRLEKLQYKEILTPKWRLCEDPSKVDVKNGIMHRPSQESDVEDVTDETIALRHERSEREENKRFMTYVNMPPQARLRHTRRADSRADSGANTPDPMSPQPSEFGGDVVSPITSPPATPLMPQDSENQQQQLLDMHRPSALQNSFRRRTISSSRPSRDETVGSLPEDDNEVIPYEPRTFPLSEDTYDRMIEAMPDGHWQASSASLCSRDEEKGEEEPEIETPESDSTESACCDVEGEDPNDPEWTVADDRDTEKERIRPTAKR, encoded by the exons ATGGGAGTGAGCGCGGTACACGAGGAGAGCAGGCGCAGGTGGGAGCCTCTGGATGTGGAGGCTGCAGCAGTGGCAACGTCACTGGCAGTGATGGCCCCTGCTCTGACGGAAGGTGGTCCTCAAAAGCCTGAGAACTTGATAACCCCTCTGCCGAGCAGCGGATTCCTGTCTCCCTCGCAGGCGTCGCAGGTCTGTCAGAACCGCCAAGTATTGGCAAAATTTGTTGTCTCAGCTAACGTACAGCCATCAAAGATAGACGAGCAGTGCCTCAGGGGTATATCTAAAGAGTTTATCCGTGATGTCATTAATTCGAGATACGCCAACGGCCTGGATACATTACCTGCATTTAAAACCAAACCCAACTTGATCTCGCGAAAGGCCTTGAGCAACGATACTGTACTTTGTCAAAGCGAGCAAACCGTTGGCTTCGACAGCCTGAATCAAGAGGCAACTGATATTATAATGAACGACCCATCTATGGGTGATCAACAGGATAATATGGGTTTCTTAAAGTCAAATATAGACGTGCCACTTGCGTCCAATGAAAATCTTAACGACAAGAATCTTGATGTTGATCAAATAATCAACTTCAGCAGCGTTATGCCCAGTGAAAATGAACAATGTAGCTCTAGTAGTGTCGGTGATATTGGACAGAATGTTGAGGACATATTACAAGTAATTAAATCCATGGAAGGGGCTGAAAATGCTGAGAATATACCTGGGGGAAGCAATTATCATCCACGTAGTGTCACGGACAGTGTTGAGATGTTCCCTATACCAGAGGGATTTTCTTCCTTCGAAAGGGACCTGCTTAATGACGTTGATGTCATGAGTCTTTGTAACGAAAATATGAACATTGATGCCGTCGAGCAACAAAAGTTTAATAATCTTCGTACCCAACAAGATGCCGTCACTCAGAAGCAACACGAAAGTGAAAGGAGATGCGCATTTTTATTGAGGAGACTCAGGAAACTTCAAGCTAGAATTATTGGACGTCATGTAGCCGAAGAGAATACAGGAGTCTTGGAGGTTGCCCATCACGGggtgaagaaatatttcatccaGGAGTTGGTTAACATTAGTTCAAAATCATCTGTTAGGAACTTTCCTGAGATTAGTAGTAGcttgaattcatttttgcaaaaacttgaaaaaacttCCGTTGCTCAGAGCAATGGCATCAATAGACAACGTGTTTGTTGTCGATACTTTGGTGGGGGTTCGCGTGATAATTTTGGCCCTTCGCCTAGCAGTACCACGAATCGACATCCAGTCTTTGGGACACCTCAAgttaaaattcaaagaaaCGACGTCGAAAGTGTTGCCGGACCTTTGACTAGCCAACTCCGTACCGTTGAAACTAATCTAGACTCAGATTGTACCGCGTCGAGCAGTGGTGGAGAAAGTTGTGATGAGATGCAGACTTTCAACAATCCTCATCAACAGCCACTGCCAAT ATCCAAACGAGCGGCTTGGAGATATGCTCAGGATCGTGCAGGTGTGGCATCACGGTGGACATGGCTTCAGGCACAAATATCGGACCTAGAATATAGGATTCGGCAACACAATGACCTACAGCGTCAAATCAGAGCAACCAAAGGCTTGGTTATACTTGAAAACACTGAAACTGTTAATGGTTACAGTGGTGTTTTACCTGGATCAACAGGTCGATGTGGCGTATTGGATACCGAGCCAGCTGCAAGCAGAACAAGACCTTTTATGTGGAATGCCTACAGAAAGAGAAAGTTGTTACAAGTCGATAGATTGCACGAAGTTTCAAAAAGGGCAGCTAAAGCTTCTACAGTCAGATGTGGGTGCGATCACGTATTACCTGCGTGTGCTTTGTGCACTGGTAGACAGGATCCAACACAGCCGCAAGAACCATTCGAGCAGCTTTCTGTGCAACAACGAGTTGCTCTCATTGACTCTGGTTTCCACCCAGTTCTCTCATTCTCTGATG AAATTCTACACAGTACCCACCTAGAGGCTATTATGAAATCTGTGGAGTGGCAGCAGAAAATGTTGAGAGGAAATATGCGAACAACTCGATTGAAGGATAAAGAGCATAATGAAAGGCGAAATAAGAAGCTACCTGAGCACAGAGCGAAGTATACCGCTCGCTTGAAGAAATCCTCTTCGAGTATTCTCACTGCAAGTATGTATG GAATCAAAAGAAAGATGTTGAAGGGAAAACGAAATAGGCTTAGTCACGACAGAGGTATTCATGGATTGACTAGAAAGAAGGTAACAAAATTACCACTTGCTCAAGATGAAGATGATGTACCACATTCAGGGTCAAGTAAACATTCGTCTCCGGTACCTTCACCCTTGCAGCATACTGTCACTGCAGAAAAGAATCCGCCCAAAGAAAAATCATCTAGTACTCATGG GCGACTCAGACAAAATTCGTACGATATCGACAATATTGTGATACCGTACAGTGTGGCTGCTGCGACTAGGTTGGAAAAGTTACAGTACAAGGAAATACTAACGCCAAA GTGGAGGCTGTGCGAAGATCCTTCAAAGGTAGACGTGAAGAATGGTATCATGCATAGGCCTAGTCAAGAAAGTGAT GTCGAAGATGTGACGGATGAGACAATTGCTCTGAGGCACGAACGAAGTgaacgagaagaaaataaacgatTTATGACGTATGTAAATATGCCACCGCAGGCTCGCTTACGTCACACTCGTCGTGCAGATAGCAGAGCTGATAGTGGCGCAAATACTCCAG ATCCAATGTCCCCGCAACCCAGTGAATTTGGTGGTGATGTGGTATCGCCGATAACATCACCTCCCGCCACACCTCTGATGCCTCAGGATAGTGAAAACCAGCAGCAACAACTTTTGGACATGCATCGTCCATCTGCTTTGCAAAATAGTTTTCGCCGTCGTACTATTTCTTCTTCGAGGCCAAGCAGAGATGAAACCGTGGGTTCTTTGCCAGAAGATGATAACGAG GTCATACCGTACGAGCCTCGGACATTCCCTTTATCAGAAGATACCTATGATAGAATGATCGAAGCAATGCCAGATGGCCATTGGCAAGCATCGTCTGCATCTTTATGTTCCAGAGATGAGGAGAAAGGAGAGGAG GAGCCAGAGATAGAAACTCCGGAATCTGATTCGACCGAGTCAGCGTGCTGCGACGTAGAGGGTGAGGACCCAAATGACCCTGAATGGACAGTAGCTGACGACAGGGACACCGAAAAAGAGAGAATACGCCCAACGGCAAAAAGATAG
- the LOC124184735 gene encoding KAT8 regulatory NSL complex subunit 1 isoform X2 yields the protein MGVSAVHEESRRRWEPLDVEAAAVATSLAVMAPALTEGGPQKPENLITPLPSSGFLSPSQASQVCQNRQVLAKFVVSANVQPSKIDEQCLRGISKEFIRDVINSRYANGLDTLPAFKTKPNLISRKALSNDTVLCQSEQTVGFDSLNQEATDIIMNDPSMGDQQDNMGFLKSNIDVPLASNENLNDKNLDVDQIINFSSVMPSENEQCSSSSVGDIGQNVEDILQVIKSMEGAENAENIPGGSNYHPRSVTDSVEMFPIPEGFSSFERDLLNDVDVMSLCNENMNIDAVEQQKFNNLRTQQDAVTQKQHESERRCAFLLRRLRKLQARIIGRHVAEENTGVLEVAHHGVKKYFIQELVNISSKSSVRNFPEISSSLNSFLQKLEKTSVAQSNGINRQRVCCRYFGGGSRDNFGPSPSSTTNRHPVFGTPQVKIQRNDVESVAGPLTSQLRTVETNLDSDCTASSSGGESCDEMQTFNNPHQQPLPISKRAAWRYAQDRAGVASRWTWLQAQISDLEYRIRQHNDLQRQIRATKGLVILENTETVNGYSGVLPGSTGRCGVLDTEPAASRTRPFMWNAYRKRKLLQVDRLHEVSKRAAKASTVRCGCDHVLPACALCTGRQDPTQPQEPFEQLSVQQRVALIDSGFHPVLSFSDEILHSTHLEAIMKSVEWQQKMLRGNMRTTRLKDKEHNERRNKKLPEHRAKYTARLKKSSSSILTANHFISGIKRKMLKGKRNRLSHDRGIHGLTRKKVTKLPLAQDEDDVPHSGSSKHSSPVPSPLQHTVTAEKNPPKEKSSSTHGRLRQNSYDIDNIVIPYSVAAATRLEKLQYKEILTPKWRLCEDPSKVDVKNGIMHRPSQESDVEDVTDETIALRHERSEREENKRFMTYVNMPPQARLRHTRRADSRADSGANTPDPMSPQPSEFGGDVVSPITSPPATPLMPQDSENQQQQLLDMHRPSALQNSFRRRTISSSRPSRDETVGSLPEDDNEVIPYEPRTFPLSEDTYDRMIEAMPDGHWQASSASLCSRDEEKGEEEPEIETPESDSTESACCDVEGEDPNDPEWTVADDRDTEKERIRPTAKR from the exons ATGGGAGTGAGCGCGGTACACGAGGAGAGCAGGCGCAGGTGGGAGCCTCTGGATGTGGAGGCTGCAGCAGTGGCAACGTCACTGGCAGTGATGGCCCCTGCTCTGACGGAAGGTGGTCCTCAAAAGCCTGAGAACTTGATAACCCCTCTGCCGAGCAGCGGATTCCTGTCTCCCTCGCAGGCGTCGCAGGTCTGTCAGAACCGCCAAGTATTGGCAAAATTTGTTGTCTCAGCTAACGTACAGCCATCAAAGATAGACGAGCAGTGCCTCAGGGGTATATCTAAAGAGTTTATCCGTGATGTCATTAATTCGAGATACGCCAACGGCCTGGATACATTACCTGCATTTAAAACCAAACCCAACTTGATCTCGCGAAAGGCCTTGAGCAACGATACTGTACTTTGTCAAAGCGAGCAAACCGTTGGCTTCGACAGCCTGAATCAAGAGGCAACTGATATTATAATGAACGACCCATCTATGGGTGATCAACAGGATAATATGGGTTTCTTAAAGTCAAATATAGACGTGCCACTTGCGTCCAATGAAAATCTTAACGACAAGAATCTTGATGTTGATCAAATAATCAACTTCAGCAGCGTTATGCCCAGTGAAAATGAACAATGTAGCTCTAGTAGTGTCGGTGATATTGGACAGAATGTTGAGGACATATTACAAGTAATTAAATCCATGGAAGGGGCTGAAAATGCTGAGAATATACCTGGGGGAAGCAATTATCATCCACGTAGTGTCACGGACAGTGTTGAGATGTTCCCTATACCAGAGGGATTTTCTTCCTTCGAAAGGGACCTGCTTAATGACGTTGATGTCATGAGTCTTTGTAACGAAAATATGAACATTGATGCCGTCGAGCAACAAAAGTTTAATAATCTTCGTACCCAACAAGATGCCGTCACTCAGAAGCAACACGAAAGTGAAAGGAGATGCGCATTTTTATTGAGGAGACTCAGGAAACTTCAAGCTAGAATTATTGGACGTCATGTAGCCGAAGAGAATACAGGAGTCTTGGAGGTTGCCCATCACGGggtgaagaaatatttcatccaGGAGTTGGTTAACATTAGTTCAAAATCATCTGTTAGGAACTTTCCTGAGATTAGTAGTAGcttgaattcatttttgcaaaaacttgaaaaaacttCCGTTGCTCAGAGCAATGGCATCAATAGACAACGTGTTTGTTGTCGATACTTTGGTGGGGGTTCGCGTGATAATTTTGGCCCTTCGCCTAGCAGTACCACGAATCGACATCCAGTCTTTGGGACACCTCAAgttaaaattcaaagaaaCGACGTCGAAAGTGTTGCCGGACCTTTGACTAGCCAACTCCGTACCGTTGAAACTAATCTAGACTCAGATTGTACCGCGTCGAGCAGTGGTGGAGAAAGTTGTGATGAGATGCAGACTTTCAACAATCCTCATCAACAGCCACTGCCAAT ATCCAAACGAGCGGCTTGGAGATATGCTCAGGATCGTGCAGGTGTGGCATCACGGTGGACATGGCTTCAGGCACAAATATCGGACCTAGAATATAGGATTCGGCAACACAATGACCTACAGCGTCAAATCAGAGCAACCAAAGGCTTGGTTATACTTGAAAACACTGAAACTGTTAATGGTTACAGTGGTGTTTTACCTGGATCAACAGGTCGATGTGGCGTATTGGATACCGAGCCAGCTGCAAGCAGAACAAGACCTTTTATGTGGAATGCCTACAGAAAGAGAAAGTTGTTACAAGTCGATAGATTGCACGAAGTTTCAAAAAGGGCAGCTAAAGCTTCTACAGTCAGATGTGGGTGCGATCACGTATTACCTGCGTGTGCTTTGTGCACTGGTAGACAGGATCCAACACAGCCGCAAGAACCATTCGAGCAGCTTTCTGTGCAACAACGAGTTGCTCTCATTGACTCTGGTTTCCACCCAGTTCTCTCATTCTCTGATG AAATTCTACACAGTACCCACCTAGAGGCTATTATGAAATCTGTGGAGTGGCAGCAGAAAATGTTGAGAGGAAATATGCGAACAACTCGATTGAAGGATAAAGAGCATAATGAAAGGCGAAATAAGAAGCTACCTGAGCACAGAGCGAAGTATACCGCTCGCTTGAAGAAATCCTCTTCGAGTATTCTCACTGCAA ATCATTTCATTTCAGGAATCAAAAGAAAGATGTTGAAGGGAAAACGAAATAGGCTTAGTCACGACAGAGGTATTCATGGATTGACTAGAAAGAAGGTAACAAAATTACCACTTGCTCAAGATGAAGATGATGTACCACATTCAGGGTCAAGTAAACATTCGTCTCCGGTACCTTCACCCTTGCAGCATACTGTCACTGCAGAAAAGAATCCGCCCAAAGAAAAATCATCTAGTACTCATGG GCGACTCAGACAAAATTCGTACGATATCGACAATATTGTGATACCGTACAGTGTGGCTGCTGCGACTAGGTTGGAAAAGTTACAGTACAAGGAAATACTAACGCCAAA GTGGAGGCTGTGCGAAGATCCTTCAAAGGTAGACGTGAAGAATGGTATCATGCATAGGCCTAGTCAAGAAAGTGAT GTCGAAGATGTGACGGATGAGACAATTGCTCTGAGGCACGAACGAAGTgaacgagaagaaaataaacgatTTATGACGTATGTAAATATGCCACCGCAGGCTCGCTTACGTCACACTCGTCGTGCAGATAGCAGAGCTGATAGTGGCGCAAATACTCCAG ATCCAATGTCCCCGCAACCCAGTGAATTTGGTGGTGATGTGGTATCGCCGATAACATCACCTCCCGCCACACCTCTGATGCCTCAGGATAGTGAAAACCAGCAGCAACAACTTTTGGACATGCATCGTCCATCTGCTTTGCAAAATAGTTTTCGCCGTCGTACTATTTCTTCTTCGAGGCCAAGCAGAGATGAAACCGTGGGTTCTTTGCCAGAAGATGATAACGAG GTCATACCGTACGAGCCTCGGACATTCCCTTTATCAGAAGATACCTATGATAGAATGATCGAAGCAATGCCAGATGGCCATTGGCAAGCATCGTCTGCATCTTTATGTTCCAGAGATGAGGAGAAAGGAGAGGAG GAGCCAGAGATAGAAACTCCGGAATCTGATTCGACCGAGTCAGCGTGCTGCGACGTAGAGGGTGAGGACCCAAATGACCCTGAATGGACAGTAGCTGACGACAGGGACACCGAAAAAGAGAGAATACGCCCAACGGCAAAAAGATAG